In the Primulina eburnea isolate SZY01 chromosome 15, ASM2296580v1, whole genome shotgun sequence genome, aattaattaaaatagatAGCTCATATTATAAATCAAGTGAATCTATCTTTattaactatttaataaaaatcaacaatacATCTAAATTAATCCTTCTTAACAACTTTGAAGGAATATAACTTATTTTCTATTTTCCATCATAAATtagttaaaaaaaaacatgctTTAGAACATCTatgatttatattaaaattttagtttAAAATTGTAATCTAGATTCTATTTAGATCTTCATATATATTTACTCACATAGAATTTAGAGATTTGTAAATGGGGATTTTATAAATCTGAGTTGGGgttggaaattttttttttgttaaatttttttatattgatGATTAATAAAAGATGGTTCACTAAGACTTTTGGACTTTGAAAATTGGATGAAACATACATCTATGATATTATGGATGATAAATCAGTAtacataaataatataataatttataatcatTTGTAGAACTTAATCCAAACGTTAtataaaacaaatatatatattcaactAATTCTTCGTAATTCTTATCAAACATCTTAGAAGCGATTTCACATAATGCATAGGGCTAAAACGTAGTTATAGCTAGGCCTGACAAATTTGATCTAAAAATCGTAAGaaaattaattgaaatatttttttttagaaaaacaaaacaaaaatgaatcccatattttttttaattttttttgaaaggcTCCCGTAGGGTCCATCGGCGTCAGCAATCATCATGAAAGAGAACAGAAGAGAGGGTTGGTGCTTGCATGTAAGAGTGTAACGTCGAGGTGCCACATACATCCCTTCGCATGCAAAGCACCACTAGTGCTAGGCAGCCACGCATCCTGCCGCCCATACCTTACACCATCCTCGTCATTCTCCCTAGCTGTCTctatcttatatatatatatatatatatatatatatatcaccttTATTTCCACACCATTTCATAAAATCTTTGCACCCTTTTCTGgtaacatttatttttattacttttattatgtactttattttcaagaaagttatttaATTATGGGCAGTACTACTGTTTGTGATGAGCAACAACACAAGTTCCACCACTCTCACCGACCTTACCCCAACAAGAAATACCTCCGAGAAATAGACATCCCACCTCGCAAGCTCCTCAGCCGACGTTCCGCCGCCGCACATACGCCGATGTCTGACGTGTTCTCGGACTCCCCCAAGGCGGAGGATGCGGTCTCGAAGTTCTTGCCTTGCAACAATGTAGACGAGGATGATTCTGATCCTTATTCATCTGATCAGTTCAGAATCTACGAATTCAAGGTTAGAAAGTGCACTCGGAGCCGTAGCCACGACTGGACGGATTGCCCTTTTGCTCATCCGGGCGAAAAGGCCCGGAGAAGGGATCCGAGAAGGTTCCATTATTCTGGAACTGTGTGCTCTGAATTTCGAAAGGGATATTGCAACAAAGGCGATAACTGCGAATTCTCACATGGGGTTTTTGAATGTTGGCTTCACCCATCTCGCTACCGAACCGAAGCATGCAAAGATGGGAAGAATTGCAAGCGAAAGGTGTGTTTTTTTGCTCATTCAACCAAGCAGCTTCGCATGTCTCCGGATCCATCTTCTCCACCGCCCATGACTTCTCCGATGTCGGAGAAAGTGTACCGGAGTCTGAATCATTGCTGTTTCTGCCACGCTTCACCCACTTCTCCTTTAATGGGCATGTCTCATTTATCGCCGCCGATTTCACCACCGCTCTCCCCTCCCGTGAACTCGCCGGAGTTTTCAAGGTTATCAAgcatggaatcttgtggatTCCCTGAACTCAACAACGGCGGGATTACTTACAAACATGAATTAACCGAATTGATGCGCTCTATGGAATCCATCCGTATGAACGAAGCTCCAATTTCTCATTCTGCAACACTCCTTAGTACTGCTACTAGGAGGAATCTTCCATGGTTTGATGTGAATAATTTCAACGTCGAGGTGGAGCAGCCTCATTTTATGTTGTCTCCTTCAACCCCAAGCCCTGGAACAACCAAAATCTTCACTGGAGAGAGCAAGTTCTTTCACGGGAATTTTTCTGGAAGGAATTTGACGGAGGGTTACAACAACAGGTACAACAATGAAATCAATCTGCGAGGGCCGGATCTTGGGTGGGTCAATGATCTCCTCACCTAAATTAATTTGAAGGTTCCGAGAATATGGACCCCCCCAATGCCATGGAGatttgaaaaaagaaaaatttttgcttcgatttttttttgggaaaattgTGGGATTTTAATGAGTTATTAGTCTATTTAATTTGAGCCAGTTAAGTATATATAAACTTGTATAAGGTATCATGTATGTTAGGAGGTCTTGTCAATTTGATGATTGTAAAATTTTGTTCATGGTGAATATTGAATATTAATGAACTAGAATTCTAATTTGAATAAGTAGTTGTTTTTTAGACTGTTTATCCATGTTATTGGTATGACGTTACTTATATTTACagtaataaaaattattaatatttttattaaataatttttttagaaaataaataGAACATTCGTTCTACAAAATTAATTGATAAAAATTGATTAGGAAGACAGAGATGAGATTTAGTTCGAGATTTCTGCATGGTGGAATGTGTGGCTTCTGTTCTCTTCAAATACATCGGTAGCTCGTTTTGGTGTGGTCTGCAGGTGTCGAGGTAGGCGAGACTGTCGCCTTTGGAAATATAATTTTAGATGAGATTAGAATTTCATGTTCAAATTTGACAGTATATTAAGGATGAAATTGCACATTTCTTTCAAAATGTGTTCTGAGTAGTCAACTTTGGAAAGTGTAAAGGATATGCAACcaaaaaataagaatttttttgAATTATTCGGAAATGTCAGCATGGAATTATTTTGaatgtgtctcatgtgagatcgtctcacggatcttaatctgtgagaccgtcaaCTCTAAccatattcacgataaaaagtaatactcttagcataaaagtaatattttttcatggacgaCTCAATTAAGAGATCTCCATGACTCAattaagagatctgtctcacacatacgacccgtgagactgtctcacacaaatttttgccttataTTTTTACCTTAGTTCACAAAACATTTTCTTTCATTATTTCACCATTTCTATTGATTATTATATTCTATTtaacataaatttaaatattataatgtACTTGTATAAAAATGAAATCTTCTTGTATGAAAATATATGCAACTCCATCTTCTCGaagcaaatatatatatatatatatgatacccccgtaagagcccgggtcatggatgacccggaatatcaaatggattcccaaattcgagtaagtctgcaggtggattcttctggagccgggcaggtgGAAGCCCATGCTCTGctctccgggcagtcataggctcgggctcttgtataaatctctTGTATAAGGCATTCTACCCGGGCACCTCGATTACAGTGTCGCATTCAAGTGGTTCAGAAGATAAGATCTTGTCTCGAGAAGCGCACCCGACATAATCCTATTGATGTGATACGATGGGAAAATAGGACAGCTTGACAGGAAGTCAACATCAAATGCTATGAGTGGTAGGTGTACACGCAAATCGAGGTCATTATTACTTCtcctactataaataccaggttctctCTTTACATATAGGGGGATTCATTTTTACACCAAtcacacagccatcacttggctacattggtttcttgcttgagtaccctgctgacttaagcatcggagtggtcacgccggacacccctccggcgcccattcacgagttcctttcattgtgtGCAGGTTACAGCCGAAGCCATCTACTTTGCTCATCTTCCTGAAATAAATTATTGAttcgatccggtggagcacccgacccagctcacccatttcactaggatcgcatcattggcgccgtctgtgggaacttgagctcaagacgtagatatggtttccATTCGAAGCAAGTCCGACCTTGCTCAGCACCACAGTAAGCCCAACTCTGCTTGGCAAACATAGAAGTCCGACCAGCTCGGCATTCAGATCTTATATGTGAATTTTATATGAGCTCGAAGCTCAGCAGCTATTCTGGATTGGCGTGGAAGAGCATTTGCAATGCACTCAGTAGCATACAGCTGTGAGAAGCAGATTATCTTAAGTCCGGGAGATACGAGGC is a window encoding:
- the LOC140814666 gene encoding zinc finger CCCH domain-containing protein 61-like, whose product is MGSTTVCDEQQHKFHHSHRPYPNKKYLREIDIPPRKLLSRRSAAAHTPMSDVFSDSPKAEDAVSKFLPCNNVDEDDSDPYSSDQFRIYEFKVRKCTRSRSHDWTDCPFAHPGEKARRRDPRRFHYSGTVCSEFRKGYCNKGDNCEFSHGVFECWLHPSRYRTEACKDGKNCKRKVCFFAHSTKQLRMSPDPSSPPPMTSPMSEKVYRSLNHCCFCHASPTSPLMGMSHLSPPISPPLSPPVNSPEFSRLSSMESCGFPELNNGGITYKHELTELMRSMESIRMNEAPISHSATLLSTATRRNLPWFDVNNFNVEVEQPHFMLSPSTPSPGTTKIFTGESKFFHGNFSGRNLTEGYNNRYNNEINLRGPDLGWVNDLLT